In Pectobacterium brasiliense, the genomic stretch CCAGACTCGGGTTGCCGATCCCGGTTTCCAGCTGTGAAAGCGTTGATTTTGCCAACCCTGCGCGCTTTGCCAGTTCGGTCACTGACAGATTTAACCGCTCTCGTTCACGCCGAATAGAAACGGCCAGCCGTGCGATGGGCGTAATCTCCTGCGCCCCCTTTTCCTGATTATCGATCGTCATATTGTTCACCATAACGTCCATTCGTTCGACTTGACGAACGAATGGTTTGTGTTCATTATTTTGTCCTGTTGTTCATTATAAAGAATGTTGTTCGCTATAGCAGCAATCTCGACACACTAACAGGCAGGAAAAAAGATGGCACCTCAGACTCGCGGCACGATAGAAATGGCTATCGCGATGATCATTTCCGGCACCGTTGGCTGGTTCGTTTTGACAGCGGGACAGCCAGCCATGACGGTGGTCTTCTGGCGCTGCGCATTCGGCGCATTGACGATGCTCATCGTCTGCGGATTATTGGGTCTGCTGCGACGGGGCATCATTAGCAGGAAGCAGGCTGGCATTGCCGTACTCGGCGGCCTGGCACTGGTATTCAACTGGACGCTGCTATTTGGCGCTTATGCACACGCGTCTATCGCCGTCGCCACCGTGGTTTACCACACGCAGCCCTTTATGCTGCTGGGGCTAGGCGCGATCTTTTTCAGGGAAACGCTCACTCTCAACAAAATCGGCTGGCTGCTGTGCGCCTTTAGCGGCATTGTCCTGATCGTCAGCGCCCAAGCGGGGGCCGACGGCAACGACAAAAGTTATCTGTCAGGCGTGCTGATGGCATTGGGTGCCGCGTTCTTCTACGCCGTGGCGGCCGCGATAACGAAAAAACTGTCCGGGATCCCACCGCACGTACTGGTGCTGATACAGCTGCTCGTTGGTGTCGTCATCCTTGCGCCCTTCGCGACAATGCCGGTTTCCCCTACGGCTTCACAGTGGGGAATGCTTGTGACTATCGGCGTGATCCATACCGGGCTGATGTCGACGCTGTTATACAGCGCGATCCAGAAGATCCCGACCGCGCTGGTTGGCGCGCTATCGTTTATCTATCCCGTTGTCGCCGCGCTAGTAGGCTGGGCAGCTTTTGGGCATCGGCTGGATGCGATGCAGCTTGCCGGTGCGGTCGCGATTCTGCTGTCCGCCGCCGGCATGACGTTCGGTTGGTGCATCACGTTCAACAGGCAAAAGCGTCGTCTGCATCAAGCTGTACGTTCGGGGGAAAAACAGAACGCTTCTCCCCCGATCGAACCGAATCATCCCGATTAAAGCGCTTCCAGCGCCAGCAACTCGTCCAGCGTCTGGCGACGGCGAATCAGGCGCGGTTCACCGTTTTCGAACAGCACTTCTGGCAGCAGCGGACGGCTGTTGTAGTTCGAGGACATGGATGCACCGTACGCGCCGGTGTCATGGAAAACCAGATAATCGCCAACCTGTGCATCCGGCAGCGCGAACGTTTCCACACCGCCACCCGCCTGCTGGGTAAACACATCGCCGGATTCACACAGCGGCCCGGCAATCACGCTATCGCGCAACGTGGACTGGCTGATATCGCGGCCATCGCCCGGCAGCAAAGAAACATGGTGATAACTGCCGTACATTGCCGGACGCATCAGATCGTTAAACCCGGCATCGACCAGCACAAAGTGGCGACTCCCCATAGATTTTATCGCCCGCACTTCCGCCACCAGCACGCCGGATTCCGCGACCAGAAAACGTCCTGGCTCGATTTCCAGCGTCACCGGGTGACCGAGATGCGCGGCAATTTTCTCACGCGCCGCGTTCCACAGCCCGTAATAGTGTTCGGTATCAATCGCTTCTTCACCGTGGCGATAGGGAATCGACAGCCCGCCGCCCGCTGAAATCGCCTCGATATCCTGACCCAGTTCAACAACCTGCTGCACCATCGCCTCGCACACCTGTTCCAGATGGCCGTAATCGACGCCAGAACCAATGTGCATGTGGATTCCCACCAGCTTCAGCTGATAGCGCTGAATGTGCGCCAGCGCCAGCGGTAAGTCGCCGTACCAGATGCCGTGCTTGCTGTTCTCGCCGCCAGTGTTGGTTTTCTGGCTGTGACCATGACCAAAGCCCGGATTCACACGCAGCCACACTGGATGCCCCGGCGACTGCTGCCCAAGCTGTTCCAACATATCGACCGAGCCAGCGTTAACCGGAATGTTCAGTTCGGAAACGCGTTGCAGCGTCGGACGATCCAATAGATCGGCAGTAAATACGATCTCATGCGCGTCGGTACCCGGCACAAAGCCTGCAATCAGCGCACGCTCGATCTCACCCAGCGATACCGAATCCACTTTCACACCCTGCTCACGCATCAGGCGCAAAATATGCGTGTTGGAACACGCCTTCTGCGCAAAGCGGATTGTGTCGAACTGGCGTAGTTGGGCGATGCGGTTAACGATGGTCTGCGCGTCATAGGCCCAAACCGGGCAACCAAAACGTGCAGGCAGTTCACGCAGGCTTTGCGCGTTCAGAGCATGGGTTACGTCATTCAGATCGTGTGGCATAAGTGTTACCGATTTACAGGGTTAAACGTGGTTGAGAAAC encodes the following:
- the lysA gene encoding diaminopimelate decarboxylase; its protein translation is MPHDLNDVTHALNAQSLRELPARFGCPVWAYDAQTIVNRIAQLRQFDTIRFAQKACSNTHILRLMREQGVKVDSVSLGEIERALIAGFVPGTDAHEIVFTADLLDRPTLQRVSELNIPVNAGSVDMLEQLGQQSPGHPVWLRVNPGFGHGHSQKTNTGGENSKHGIWYGDLPLALAHIQRYQLKLVGIHMHIGSGVDYGHLEQVCEAMVQQVVELGQDIEAISAGGGLSIPYRHGEEAIDTEHYYGLWNAAREKIAAHLGHPVTLEIEPGRFLVAESGVLVAEVRAIKSMGSRHFVLVDAGFNDLMRPAMYGSYHHVSLLPGDGRDISQSTLRDSVIAGPLCESGDVFTQQAGGGVETFALPDAQVGDYLVFHDTGAYGASMSSNYNSRPLLPEVLFENGEPRLIRRRQTLDELLALEAL
- a CDS encoding DMT family transporter, whose translation is MAPQTRGTIEMAIAMIISGTVGWFVLTAGQPAMTVVFWRCAFGALTMLIVCGLLGLLRRGIISRKQAGIAVLGGLALVFNWTLLFGAYAHASIAVATVVYHTQPFMLLGLGAIFFRETLTLNKIGWLLCAFSGIVLIVSAQAGADGNDKSYLSGVLMALGAAFFYAVAAAITKKLSGIPPHVLVLIQLLVGVVILAPFATMPVSPTASQWGMLVTIGVIHTGLMSTLLYSAIQKIPTALVGALSFIYPVVAALVGWAAFGHRLDAMQLAGAVAILLSAAGMTFGWCITFNRQKRRLHQAVRSGEKQNASPPIEPNHPD